ACGGATCGGCCGTCGGCGCGTCCGCCCGGCAGGCGAGGTGCACCTCGCCCATGCCGCCGGCGCCGAGGCGGGCCAGCAGCCGGTAGGGGCCGAGGACGCGCGGGGCCCGGCCCGGCGGCAGCGCTTCCAGCACCCGACTACTCCTTCTCGCCGGGGAGCGCGACGGAGGCGACGACCCCGGTGTCGTACACGACGTGGGCGACGCCGCCGAGCGGCAGGACCACCGGCGGACGGATCTCCCGGTCCAGGTACGTGGCGTTCACGCGGTCGTACGGATCCTTGGCGCGGGGCCCGGGGGCACCCGGCACGGGCACGACGCGCTCCTTGCCGGGCGTGCCGCCACTGCCGAGCGGCACCACGTGCAGGGCCGAGAAGTCGGCGTACACCACCGAGTTCCCGGCGATGAGCGGGTCGGAGACGAGCTGCTGCCTCCCGTCGGCCCCGGTGAGCGGGGGGATCGGGTAGTGGCCGAGGGCCTTGCCGGTGGCCGGGGCGAGGACGTACACACCGTCGGGCGTGCCCGTGTTGCCCCAGTCGGCCCAGCTCATCGGGCCCCGGTCGAGCACGACGGCGGCGCGGGAGGACAGGGCGGTCGGCCACGCACCGGACGCGGCGACGTCGGCGGGCACCGCGAGCGGGCCGCCGCCCACGGGGGCGAGCGTCGCCGCGTCCAGGCGGTACAGCACGAGCTTGGCCGCGTTCGTCGCCTCGATGCGTGCGCAGTACGCGTTCCGGCCCTGGATGTGGAGGCTGTCGCACCCCTTGGCCTCGGACGGCACCTGGCCGCGCTGCTGCCCGGTCTTCCCGTCGAACGCCACGAAACCGGCGTCGCTGAGCGCGTACACGAGGCCGTTCGCGTAGGCGACGGGCTCGAAGTCGCGGAACGCCCCGCGCGCCAGGTCGGCGTTGGTGAGGGACTTGGACCACAGCTCGCGGCCGTCGGCCAGGGCGAAGGCCGTCATCCGGCCGCTGGTCTCGTCACCGGTCGGGACGAAGACCGTGCCGTCGCCCACGATCGGCTGCGTGCGCATCTTGGCCCGGCCGGTGCTCTTCCTCTCCCAGCGCACCGCGCCGCTGCGGGCCTCCCGGACCTGGACGCGCTCACCGGAGAGCAGGACGACGGAGCCGTCGTGGACGGCGGGCACGGCCGTGTCGCCCGCGATGAAGAATCCGCCGGTGGGCCCGATGAAACTCATGTCGTCACGGGGGTCCGCCACCAGGTCCGCGGTCCACAGCCGCTTCCCGTTCGCCGGGTCGAGGGCCTCGTACCGCCCGTCCGTCGTCCGGCACACCAGCGCCTTCTCCCCGGCCGAGCAGCCGAGCGCGGGGGCGGTCAGCTGCGCCCGCCAGGGCTGCCAGCCGGCCGGGCGCTGGGCGGCGTTCTGCGCGACGACGCCCGAGGCGTCGGCGGGGCCGCGGTCGCTCACCCCGGGGACCCGGGGCCCGGCCGCCTTCGCGGGCGCCTTCGGCGGCTCCGGATCGGGCCACAGGACGTACGCGCCGAGCCCGCCGGCGACGACGGCGAGCGCCAGGACGGCGGCGAGCAGCCGCTTCCGCCGCTTCCGGGGCGGCTCGCCGGCGGGCACGGTGGGCGGCGACACGGGCGCGAGCGTCGGTACGGAGTGCGGTCCGGGCACCGCCGGGGTGACCACGGGCCCGGACGGACCGGGCGCGGCCTCCAGGAGCGGCCCGCCCGAGGCGACGAGCTGGGCGAGCTCCCTGCCGTACTCGCCGATGTGGTCCCGTACGCCCTCCGGCCACGGGAAGACCTTCGCGGCCCCGGTGCCGAGCAGCCCGACGAGCGCCTCCGGCGTCGGCCGGTCCGCCGGGTCCACGGCCAGGCAGGCGGCGACGGTCCCGCGCAGCTCCTCCGGGACGCGGGACAGATCGGCCTCGGCCTGCGAGACGCGGTACAGGACGGCGGCGAGGGGCCCGTCGCCGAAGGGGTCCTCGCCGGTCGCCGCGTAACAGAGGAGCGAGCCGAGGCAGAACACGTCGGACGCGGCCGTGACCCGGCGGGCGCCGGCCACGTGCTCGGGGGACATGAACGACGGGGTGCCGACCATGAGGCCGGTCGCGGTCATGGTGGTGGCCGTGCTGCTGCGGGCGATGCCGAAGTCGATGAGCCGCGGGCCGTCGACGGACAGCATGACGTTGCCGGGCTTGAGGTCCCGGTGCAGCACCTCGGCCCGGTGCAGATCGGCGAGGGCCCGGGCGACGTCCGCGCCGAGCGCCCGGACGGCGGCGACGGGCAGCGGGCCGCCGCGCCGCACGGCCTGCGAGAGGCTGGGCCCGGGGACGTATGCGGTGGCCAGCCAGGGCACCTCGGCGTCGGCGTCACCGCCGACGGGCGCGGCGGCGTAGGGGCTGTCGACGAGCGAGGCGACGCGGATCTCCCGCCGGAAACGATCCCGGAAGGCCGGATCCCCGACGACATCGCGCCGCACGGTCTTGAGCGCGACGAAACTGCCGTCCTCGGCACCCCCGGCGTCCCGGGCGAGGAACACCTCGCCCATGCCGCCGGCGCCCAGCCGAGCGAGCACCTCGTACGGTCCGATCCGGCGCGGCGCACCCTCGCGCAGCGGTCCCAGCACCTCGTCCTCCCCCCAGGGCCTGTCCGGCCCTGTTGACGCGACGTCAGAACCGCATCATTGCATGTGCATGCAACACGAAGGGCCGGCCCCCACGGGGGCCGGCCCTTCGCTCAAGGACGCGCGTCTCAGCCGGTGTACGGCTTCGCGCTGAGGATCTTCACCGTGGCCTTCTTGCCGTTCGGCAGCTCGTACTCCGCGTCGTCGCCGGCCTTCTTGCCGTTGACGCCGACGCCGAGCGGCGACTGCGGGGAGTAGGTCTCGATGTCACCGCTCGCGTACTCGCGGGAGGCGAGCAGGAAGGTCATCGTGTCGTCCTCGTCGCCGTCGAAGGCGATCGTGACGACCATGCCGGGCTCGACGACGCCGTCGTCCGCCGGCGCCTCGCCGACCTTGGCGTGCTGGAGCAGCTGGGTGAGCTGGCGGACCCGGAGCTCCTGCTTGCCCTGCTCCTCCTTGGCCGCGTGGTACCCGCCGTTCTCGCGCAGGTCCCCCTCTTCGCGCGCCGCGGCGATCTTCGTCGCGATCTCGGTACGCGCGGGACCAGACAGGTACTCAAGCTCGTCCTTGAGCTTGTTGTACGCCTCCTGGGTGAGCCAGGTGACGTTGTCGCTGGTCTGGGTCACAGGTGCTCCTCGTAGGTACTGGGAATACAAAGCATCGCCCTACACGGGAAAGCGGTGCAATCCCGGGTGGGCGAAACCACGAGCCTAACAATGAGTGGCGAAAAGCGGGAGGACATAAACCATAAAGATGGCGTCACCCCAGGTCACCGCGGTGACTCGCCGGGACTCGACACCCCGTCCCTACCCCCCGCTACAGCGCCGTACACCCGATGAGCTCGGCGCTCGTCGCGCGGGCGGTCGTCCGGAGCGAGAAGACGCGGTCGACCCGGTCGGCGACGTCGTCGATCCGGACGTCCTTGCGGGCCACCTCGGCGCCGTCCTCGGAGCGGGAGCGCAGCGTGCAGACGCCCTTGACGCCCTCGTCCTTGCGGATCTCCAGGTGCACCTGGACCTCTTGGGCGCTCACCACGTCGAACTTGATCAGCTCGGCGCTGATCTTGCTGTCGACGACGTAGTGCCAGCCGAACCAGCCCAGGAGTCCGAGGAAGAGGACTCCGAGCACCGCTCCGGTGATCCTGAGCTTGCGGTCGGCCCGCTCATCCGCGGAGCGCCCGTAGCGCCCCTCGGGCAGCTGCTCTCGCACCGCGCTCATGGGGGATCCTCTCGAAGCCGGGGGTGGCGGAATTTTCGCTCCCCCGATTCCGTCACTATAGAGACCACGCTCCGCGTCGAATCACTGAGGATCGAGTCTTGACTGAGCAGCTGCGACTGATGGCCGTTCACGCCCACCCCGACGACGAGTCGAGCAAGGGTGCGGCCACGATGGCCAAGTACGTGTCCGAGGGGGTGGACGTCCTGGTCGTGACGTGCACGGGCGGCGAGCGCGGCTCGGTCCTGAACCCCAAGCTTCAGGGCGACCCCTACATCGAGGCGAACATCCACGAGGTGCGCCGCAAGGAG
This is a stretch of genomic DNA from Streptomyces sp. R44. It encodes these proteins:
- the greA gene encoding transcription elongation factor GreA — protein: MTQTSDNVTWLTQEAYNKLKDELEYLSGPARTEIATKIAAAREEGDLRENGGYHAAKEEQGKQELRVRQLTQLLQHAKVGEAPADDGVVEPGMVVTIAFDGDEDDTMTFLLASREYASGDIETYSPQSPLGVGVNGKKAGDDAEYELPNGKKATVKILSAKPYTG
- a CDS encoding protein kinase, with amino-acid sequence MLGPLREGAPRRIGPYEVLARLGAGGMGEVFLARDAGGAEDGSFVALKTVRRDVVGDPAFRDRFRREIRVASLVDSPYAAAPVGGDADAEVPWLATAYVPGPSLSQAVRRGGPLPVAAVRALGADVARALADLHRAEVLHRDLKPGNVMLSVDGPRLIDFGIARSSTATTMTATGLMVGTPSFMSPEHVAGARRVTAASDVFCLGSLLCYAATGEDPFGDGPLAAVLYRVSQAEADLSRVPEELRGTVAACLAVDPADRPTPEALVGLLGTGAAKVFPWPEGVRDHIGEYGRELAQLVASGGPLLEAAPGPSGPVVTPAVPGPHSVPTLAPVSPPTVPAGEPPRKRRKRLLAAVLALAVVAGGLGAYVLWPDPEPPKAPAKAAGPRVPGVSDRGPADASGVVAQNAAQRPAGWQPWRAQLTAPALGCSAGEKALVCRTTDGRYEALDPANGKRLWTADLVADPRDDMSFIGPTGGFFIAGDTAVPAVHDGSVVLLSGERVQVREARSGAVRWERKSTGRAKMRTQPIVGDGTVFVPTGDETSGRMTAFALADGRELWSKSLTNADLARGAFRDFEPVAYANGLVYALSDAGFVAFDGKTGQQRGQVPSEAKGCDSLHIQGRNAYCARIEATNAAKLVLYRLDAATLAPVGGGPLAVPADVAASGAWPTALSSRAAVVLDRGPMSWADWGNTGTPDGVYVLAPATGKALGHYPIPPLTGADGRQQLVSDPLIAGNSVVYADFSALHVVPLGSGGTPGKERVVPVPGAPGPRAKDPYDRVNATYLDREIRPPVVLPLGGVAHVVYDTGVVASVALPGEKE
- a CDS encoding DUF4307 domain-containing protein encodes the protein MSAVREQLPEGRYGRSADERADRKLRITGAVLGVLFLGLLGWFGWHYVVDSKISAELIKFDVVSAQEVQVHLEIRKDEGVKGVCTLRSRSEDGAEVARKDVRIDDVADRVDRVFSLRTTARATSAELIGCTAL